The Xanthomonas fragariae genome has a segment encoding these proteins:
- a CDS encoding fasciclin domain-containing protein: MKSSFQSLAVAAAIALTSAMAPAYAASNPMVGGAPMLATKDIVDNAVNSKDHTTLVAAVKAAGLVDTLKGPGPFTVFAPTNAAFAALPAGTVETLLKPASKPNLTKVLTYHVVPGKVDAASLIAKIKAGGGSATLTTVQGEPLTAKLNGKKVTITDVKGNTANVTIADVMQSNGVIHVVDKVLMP; the protein is encoded by the coding sequence ATGAAGAGTTCATTCCAGTCGCTTGCCGTTGCCGCTGCCATTGCCCTGACCAGCGCGATGGCCCCCGCCTACGCTGCGTCCAATCCCATGGTAGGCGGTGCGCCGATGCTGGCCACCAAGGATATCGTCGACAACGCGGTCAACTCCAAGGACCACACCACCCTGGTGGCCGCAGTCAAAGCCGCCGGCCTGGTCGACACCCTGAAAGGCCCAGGGCCGTTCACCGTGTTCGCTCCGACCAATGCAGCATTTGCCGCACTGCCGGCCGGCACGGTTGAAACGCTGTTGAAGCCAGCATCCAAGCCCAACCTGACCAAGGTACTGACCTATCACGTGGTGCCCGGCAAGGTGGATGCCGCCTCGCTGATCGCCAAGATCAAGGCCGGCGGCGGTAGCGCCACGCTGACCACCGTGCAGGGCGAACCGCTGACCGCAAAGCTCAATGGCAAGAAGGTCACCATCACCGACGTCAAGGGCAACACCGCCAACGTCACCATTGCCGATGTCATGCAGAGCAATGGCGTAATCCACGTGGTGGACAAAGTGCTAATGCCGTAA
- a CDS encoding Na+/H+ antiporter: MHSIDVVLAMLLAVAASGYLIRILPFLLPLPLVQIALGAVVSGVFDAGHELEPELFFLLFLPPLLFLDGWRIPKQGLFRDKAAILELALGLVVFTVIGAGLLIHWLIPAMPLAVAFALAAIISPTDPVAVSSIASKVRIPKRLMHILEGESLLNDASGLVCFQFAVAAVLTGTFSIATASLTFLWVALAGLALGVATTFGLSRIQAWIWRHFGEEPGSAILVNLLTPFAAYLLAEAFHASGILAAVAAGVTMSYVEMAGNAPGNMRLQRSAVWDTVQFTFNGIIFVLLGEQLPGILDGAVRSVQQAGHLNPWWLAVYVLTISTSLMALRFVWVFLSLRWNIFKAQRRGEQHVSPPWRIVVAVSLAGVRGAITLAGVLTLPLMLEDGSPFPARQLAIFLAASVILVSLLVASVALPRLLHGLELPEEEDEQLKEDLAVKAASQAALEAVEKLRQRLVEGSKNAERYNAAANQVSQRYQRKLGAVDMAETDPEEAGAYEQALCQFRHAALVAERNELFKLARRHEISDDLSRRLVRNLDLIESRKRA; encoded by the coding sequence ATGCATTCGATCGATGTCGTCCTCGCCATGTTGCTGGCGGTCGCGGCCAGCGGTTATCTGATCCGTATTTTGCCGTTCTTGCTGCCGTTGCCCTTGGTCCAGATCGCGCTTGGCGCGGTGGTCTCCGGTGTGTTCGATGCAGGGCACGAACTGGAACCGGAGCTGTTCTTCCTGTTGTTTCTGCCGCCGCTGCTGTTTCTGGATGGCTGGCGCATTCCCAAACAAGGCCTGTTCCGCGACAAGGCGGCCATCCTCGAACTGGCGCTGGGCCTGGTGGTGTTCACCGTGATCGGAGCGGGCCTGTTGATCCACTGGCTGATCCCGGCGATGCCGCTGGCGGTGGCGTTCGCGCTGGCGGCGATCATCTCGCCGACCGACCCGGTGGCGGTGTCTTCGATCGCCTCCAAAGTGCGGATACCCAAGCGTTTGATGCACATCTTGGAAGGCGAGTCGTTGCTCAACGATGCGTCCGGCCTTGTGTGTTTCCAGTTCGCAGTGGCGGCCGTGTTGACGGGCACTTTTTCGATCGCCACTGCCTCGCTGACCTTCCTGTGGGTGGCGTTGGCCGGGCTCGCGTTGGGTGTGGCGACCACGTTCGGTCTGAGCCGCATCCAGGCCTGGATCTGGCGCCATTTCGGCGAGGAGCCGGGTTCGGCGATTCTGGTCAACCTGCTCACCCCGTTCGCGGCGTATCTGCTGGCCGAAGCCTTCCATGCCTCGGGCATCCTGGCCGCGGTGGCCGCCGGCGTCACCATGAGTTACGTGGAAATGGCCGGCAACGCGCCGGGCAATATGCGTCTGCAGCGCTCGGCAGTGTGGGACACGGTGCAGTTCACCTTCAATGGCATCATCTTCGTGCTGCTGGGCGAGCAGTTGCCGGGGATCCTGGACGGTGCAGTACGCAGCGTCCAGCAGGCTGGGCACCTCAATCCGTGGTGGCTGGCGGTGTATGTGCTGACCATCAGCACCAGCCTGATGGCACTGCGTTTCGTGTGGGTTTTCCTGTCGCTGCGCTGGAACATCTTCAAGGCGCAGCGACGTGGCGAGCAGCATGTCAGCCCGCCGTGGCGGATCGTGGTGGCGGTGTCGCTGGCCGGCGTGCGCGGCGCGATCACCCTGGCCGGCGTGCTCACACTGCCATTGATGCTGGAAGACGGCTCGCCGTTTCCGGCCCGCCAGTTGGCGATTTTTCTGGCCGCCTCGGTGATCCTGGTCTCGTTGCTGGTGGCCAGCGTGGCGTTGCCGCGCCTGCTGCACGGGCTGGAGTTGCCGGAAGAAGAAGACGAGCAGCTGAAGGAAGACCTGGCCGTCAAGGCCGCCTCGCAGGCCGCGCTGGAGGCAGTGGAAAAACTGCGCCAGCGGTTGGTGGAAGGCAGCAAGAATGCCGAGCGTTACAACGCTGCGGCCAATCAGGTCAGTCAGCGTTATCAGCGCAAGCTGGGCGCGGTGGACATGGCCGAAACCGATCCGGAAGAAGCCGGTGCCTACGAACAGGCGCTGTGCCAGTTCCGTCACGCGGCGTTGGTGGCAGAGCGCAACGAGCTGTTCAAGCTTGCGCGCCGCCACGAGATCTCCGACGATCTGTCGCGCCGGTTGGTGCGCAATCTGGATCTGATCGAGTCGCGTAAGCGTGCGTAA
- a CDS encoding DUF3297 family protein produces the protein MSDTPPDHLAIDARSPFHNADALSRGVGVRFNGVERDNVEEYSVSEGWIKVQVGKARDRRGNPMTVKIKGEVAAYYLDTKNEDTPAAE, from the coding sequence ATGAGCGATACCCCTCCCGATCATCTGGCCATCGACGCGCGCAGCCCGTTCCACAACGCCGATGCCCTCAGCCGCGGCGTCGGCGTGCGCTTCAACGGTGTCGAACGCGACAATGTGGAGGAGTATTCGGTCAGCGAGGGCTGGATCAAGGTGCAGGTCGGCAAGGCGCGCGACCGTCGCGGCAATCCGATGACGGTGAAGATAAAGGGTGAAGTGGCAGCGTATTATCTCGATACCAAGAACGAGGACACGCCTGCTGCCGAATAG